The DNA window GGTGGGCCTGCCCGGATTTGAACCGGAGTCAACAGCTCCCAAAGCTGCAAGTATACCAAGCTAACCCACAGGCCCTTTGGCGCGTCATCTGCGCATCGGTATTAATTGGTTGCGTCAATATAGAACGTGCCATGAAGGTCTGCCCGTCCATTCAAGCCGATGATGATGTTTCAGAGCGATGGAAACGACGATCTGGCAGCGATATCGCAAGGCCATAGGAACTTTTATAATGAGACCGGAAAGGCGATGGCCTCAGACTTCCCACGGAAGTTTGGGATCCAGGAGCTCGGTCATCATCAGCGGGTCTGCGGCCGCCAAAGTCTGCACATGGCTCAGAACCTGCATCGTGTTCGGATCCAGATCCCTTCCAAGGCCCGACATGGCGGCTTCGTCGTACAGCATCTCCTTCGCCGTGAAATACATCCTCTCGGCTATGACCGTCCAAGTTCCGTTCTCTATGAACGGGCTCCCGTATTCGTTGTTCTTCCAGCGCTCGAGGAAAGTGTTCGAATTGCTCACCCACACAGGCGGCCCATAGTGTTTGTGGGTCTTCGACAGCATGTCGCGCTCGATCTCGTACATCACCACCAGCTTGTCCCCTTGGATGTCGTGCACCGCGCGGAGCACGTTGAACGAGAATTCGTTGAGCTTCTTCCCGAGTGCGTACTGAGTCTTCCAGAGCTGGGAATAGAGGCTGTCCTCCAATATGCCTTCCGGCTTGTCGAATATGGCCGTAACCAGCCTGGAGCCGTGCTTCTCGGCGATCGCCGCCAGATCCTCTCTGGGAAGAGCATCTCTCTTCTCCGGGAAGAAGAATCTCTCGCTCGGATCGGCGAGATACGCCTTGGCGGCGGTTATGAAGGTGCCCATGGTATCTTCATGGACCGCAGAAGCGACGTTCCTGCGGGAATCCACCGGATCGTACACCACCAACGGGGCGACCATCGACGGCCCTTTGCCCTCTATGGCTATCGTGTAGTTGCTCTTCCATCTCTGGGAGCCTTCCAGAACGCCTCTGAACGATTTGTAATAGACTACGAGGACTTCGCAGAGGTATCCGGAGAATCCTCTGGCATCCTGTTCCGCCCCATAGGTGCCTATGCCCTTCATGAATCTCTTCAGCAGGCGGACCTCGTTCTTCTGCTTCGAATCGAGGTGGGATAGGATGTATTTCGTATGGAACGGGGTGCGGTCCACCGCGCTCTTCAGCTTATCCGTGCTGTCGAGGCGGTAGCAAGGGACCAAATCCACGTCTATCCCTTCGAAATTCCCTCTGGTATACGGGTGGTCCGAGAACATTCTGGTTCCGTGGAGGATGTCCTCGCCGATCTTCAGCCCGATCCTTTCGAGCTCGTCGTGAGGGACGGTGCTGGGGAACATCATGAAGACGTCGAAATCGGGGTCCGAAAGGAACGTCCCTTTGGAGAAAGAGCCCGCCAAAGTGACTTCCACGTCGATGCCGTGCTCTGCCGCGTATCCCGTGACTTCGGCGATAAGGCGCCGCGATTTATCTTCGAGCTCGGCCACGTACTCCTCGGAGGGCACTATCCTTTCCAACACGCGCTCCTCAACGTCCATGCGTGTCCCGTACTTTGAAACCCGATATAATGGTTGGTACCGATTATCCGAGGTTTGCGCGGTGAAGATACATTTCCGATGTGATGAACGCATTTCCGCTGGGAGGCGGTATGATTTCGATTATGGGGCGGAAAGGGCATCATCTGGAGTCGCTGAACCCTCGCTGATTTTTTAGGTCGATGTTAAATAATGATGGTGATGTTATATTTTTTAGTTGATATTTTGTCTATAAAGAAAAGACATGACCTCGCCGATACTCCAGACATGATCTGTCAGACCAATTTCCATGGCAGGAGTTACAGCCTTGCGCTTTTCGTTCTTCTTCTTCGAAAGCGAAAGAGAGGCATGCGGAGTGCAAAGATTGTAGTTCGATTTCAACAGATCCAGGCAGTCCTGAACGGACTGCCTGTTCCTGCCGAAGGTAATGGGCCTCCTTCTCAAACGGGAGCAGAAGCATCTCAACGTAAGGTTCTGGCGCTCGATAGCCGAGGTGTTGAGGAACTCCTCCGGCACATGGCCGTATGCAACATAACGATGGACGCTCCTCAACTTTCTGCCTTCGCGAGTCTTCTCCACGATGCCGTAGTTCAAGGCCGTGCTGGGCTCCCTGTGACACCCTCTCCTTCCTCTGCCCGTGTCCAGACCTCGTAGCTGTAGCGGTCGAAGAGTGCTTTCTGATACGGCTTGCAGCCATCTGTGACGAATATAGGCACGTGCCCCCACGAAATCTTGTCGAGCTCCCCGTTGACAAAGCGGTTGCACACAGTCTTGCCCCTGCCGTCGGCCACGATTCCAAGCAGATACTTTTCACATGAGCAAAACGAGGTCCGGATCCAATCCGTCCTCTTTGAAGTGGTCTCCAACGGAAATCAGGTTTTTTTCCAGGATAGGATTTCGTCATAGATTTTGCGCCGGAACATTGTTTCTAACTTGCATTATGGATATTTACTTGTTGTTCATGGTTGCATCTTTAGCACGATTCAGAATGATGTGTTTCACATATCTGGCACGATTCGAGGGTATTATATTTAAAGGAAACTGCATCGGCCCGAAATATGTTGCATCTACCGCACGATTCGAAACGTTGTGTTTCACAGATCTGGCACGATTCGCCCTCAGTATGCGCAACGGCCTTTGGCCAGCGGGGCGTTCGGATCCGCGGGAAGCATCGGAAGGACGTCCTCTTCCTTGTCAACCCTGACTTCCACGAGGCACGTCCTGCAGCAGTCCCTGGCTTCTTTGAGTGCGTCGGCTATCTCGCCAGGTTTCTCCACCAGGATTCCTTTGGCTCCGAACGATTCGGCCAGCTTCACGAAGTCGGGGTTCCCGTTGAGCGTTGTGCTGGAGTATCTCCTGTCCCAGAAGAGCTTCTGCCACTGTCTGACCATTCCGAGCACGCCGTTGTTCATGATCACCACAGTGACCGGAAGATCTTCGGATATGGATGTGGCCATCTCCTGCATGACCATCTGGAACCCTCCGTCCCCAGTTATCGCGATGACATCAGAATCAGGTTTGGCGGCTTTCGCGCCGATGGCCGCGGGGAGCCCGTAGCCCATGGTCCCGAAAGTGCCGGAAGAAAGCAGCCTGCGGGGATGCTCGAAGCTCAGGTGATGCATCGCCCACATCTGGTTCTGGCCAACGTCGGTGGTGACTATGGTATTGTTTTTGATGATTTTGTTGATTTCATGCATCAGCTTCTGGGGCGCTATGGGCATGCTGTTCAGATCCGTGTTGCAGCGGCACCTCTTCCTGAAGCCTTCCGCTTCCGCCGCCCACTTCTCTTTGGGGACGTATCCTCTCAGGGCCGAGGTCAGCATAGGGACGATCTTCTTGCAGTCTCCGAGCAGGTCTATGCGGTTCTGATGCCCGTGCTTCCCGAATTCTGTGGGATCGGCGTCTATGTGGATCACTCTCCCTTTCGGGTCTTGGATCTTGCTGCGGGGACTGTAAGTCCTGTCCGAGAATCTGCTTCCTATCGAGATCACAAGGTCCGCGCCGTTCATCGCGCTTTTGGCGGACATCCTTCCGTGCATTCCCAGCGGGCCCATGCACAGCTCATATGACGACGGAACCACTCCCATGCCCATGAGGGTGGTGTCTACCGGCGCTCTCAGGAGGCGGGCGAATTCCATGACCTCATCCTGGGAGTTGACTGCACCTCCGCCAACGAGGATCACCGGCCTCTCGGCTTCCGATATCCATCTGGCGGCTTCCTGAAGATAGGAAAGGTCTTCCGTCTCCGGTTTGATGCCGTAGGTCTCGCCGAGATAGGATTCGTCCATGTCGGAGTTCATCTGGTCCACCGGAAGGTCTATGTGGACGGGCCCGGGGCGCCCTGCGCGGCATATGTCCCACGCTTCCTTGATCGCATGGGGAAGTCTGTTAACATCAAGCACGCGGAAATTGTGCTTGGTGATGGGCATCAGAAGGCTGTAGGCGTCGACTTCCTGGAATGCGCCCAATCCCAGCATGTTGGTCCCGACCTGCCCGGTCAAAGCGATCATGGGGATGGAATCGGCGTATGCCGTCGCGACGCCGGTCACAAGGTTGGTCACTCCCGGTCCGCTGGTGGCAAGGCAGACCCCGGGAATGCCGCTGGCTCTGGCGTATCCGTCGGCCATATGGGCGGCGCATTGCTCGTGGCGGACCAGCACATGCCTGATGGAAGAGTCGTAAAGAGCATCGTAAATCGGTATGACGCTTCCTCCGGGATACCCGAAGATGGTGTCCACCTGCTTGTCTTCCAGCAATTTAACGAGCGCTTTCGTCCCTTTCATGTGATTCAGAATCTGCAGTAACCTTTTACTATAGGAATGTCTGGGTTTGCGGGCAACATCGGGAGCATGTCCATCTCCGGATCGACCATAATTTCGATCACGGTTGTGCGGTCCGATCCCTTCGCATCGAGGAGGGCGTCCGCTATCTCGCCGGGCTTCTCCACGCGGATCCCTCTGGCGCCGAACCCTTTGGCTACTGTGACGAAATCGGGGTCCGCTTTCAGGTCGACCCCGGAATACCTTCCGTTCCAGTAGTGCTTCTGCATCTGCCTGACCATGCCCAGCTTGCCGTTGTTCAGCAGGACCACAGTCACCGGGAAATCCTCGGCGACCGACGTAGACAGCTCCTGTATGACCATCTGGAGGCCTCCGTCTCCGGTCACGGCGACGACATCCTTCTCAGGCAGCGCGGCTTTCGCCCCTATCGCGGACGGCAGGCCGAATCCCATTGTTCCGAAGGTTCCCGAAGTTATGAATTGGCGCGGATGCTCGATGCCCAGATAGTGCATCGCCCACATCTGGTTCTGGCCTACGTCTGTCGTCACTATAGTGTCGTCGTCCAAGACGGCGTTGATTTCGCGCATGACTTTCTGCGGGGCTATCGGCACGCTTTGGATGTCAGTGTCGCATTCGCATCTGCGCTTGTATGACAGGGCCTTCTCTTTCCACGCGGCTATGCTGGGGACGTCGGATCCCAGCGCGGTCAGCAAGCGGGACACCGCTCTTTTCGCGTCCGCGCGGAGATTTACGCAGTCATGCCCGTGCTTCCCGAACTCGGTAGGGTCGATGTCTATGTGGATCACTCTGGCGCATTTGTCCGTCATGCGGTCATGGGCGCTGTAAGTTCTGTCGGAGAATCTGCTTCCTATTGATATGACAAGATCAGCCTCCTCGGTCAGAGCGATGGCCGACATCCTCCCATGCAGGCCCAGAGGCCCTACATACATCTCATAGGAGCATGGCACAGCGCCGACGCCCATCAGCGTGGATTCCACCGGGGCACCCAGAACCATGGCAAGCTTCATGACCTCCTCAGAAGCGCCCATGGCGCCGCCGCCGACTAGGATAATGGGCTTTTTGGATTCCCTTATCCATCTCACAGCCTGGTTTATCCCTGAAAGGTCGTCTACAAGGGGTTTCACGCCGTAACGCCTGTCCAAAGTGGATTCGTCGATCTCCGAGTTCATCTGGTCCACCGGAAGGTCGATGTGAACCGGGCCCCGGCGGCCCATCCTGCAGATGTCCCACGCTTCGGAGATGGCATGGGGGAGCCTGTCGACGTCGAGCACCCTGTAGCTGTGCTTCGTTATGGGCATCAGAAGGCTGTAGGCGTCGACTTCCTGGAACGCCCCAAGGCCGAGAGAGCCTGCCGCCACCTGGCCGGTAAGGGCTATCATAGGCACGGAATCGGCGAAGGCGGTGGCTATCCCGGTGACCAGATTCGTGGTTCCAGGCCCGCTTGTTGCGAGGCATACCCCAGGCATGTCCTTAGCTCTGGCGTATCCGTCGGCCATATGCGCGGCGCATTGCTCATGGCGCACCAGCACATGCCTTATGGAAGAATCGAGAAGTTCGTCGTAAATCGGGATCACGCTGCCTCCGGGATATCCGAAGATCGTGTCCACCCCCCTATTCTCCAGCATGTCAAGAAGCGCTTCCGTGCCTTTCATCGCTACGAAATCGCTCATTTACGATATAATTGATGCTGGCAGTCGCGCGGGGATTCATCATGCGAATCGACCGAGAGTCCAGAGCCATCGATGCATTCGCAGTCTCTCGACTGTCTCAATGAATCAAAGAAAGTGGCAGACAGCGTGCTTGAGTTCCCGTACGCTTGCGCAATACAGTACAGACAGGTACGCGGGCGGACTTTACTGCCGGGTTCGGGATGGGACCGGGTGTTTCCCCGCCGCTATGGCCGTCTTGCCGAACATGAGCATAGCTAAGCAATATTTAACGATTCCCATTGAATTTCGGTTCGCATCAATCGGTTTCATTGGTTGCAAGTCAGAAACAATATCTTGTCAATCGATTGTGGCACCCGTATTATAACAACATTTTCGCAGATAACTTCGTGTCTAAACAATCTGGCTGGCACGAACATTTTTAAGTAAGGTACGATAAGGACTGCTCGATATTCAATGGCAGATTCCGGCTATGACAGAGATTCCAGCGATGGAAAGAAAAACGGTAGATTCGATGGGTATCACAGGGAGAGGTCATCGGCCGGGAGGCAGGGTAAACCCGATTACAGGAGGAAAGACGGTTACAGGAAGCCGAGGTATTCCGATTCTGATAGGCCGCATAATGGTTACGGTGACAGATCGGATCGTCCTAAGCGGGAGTTTGGAGACAGGCCAAGACGCGACTATGGAGACAGACCCAGGCGCGATTACGGTGACCGTCCCAAGAGAGACTACGGCGACAGGCCAAGAAGAGAATTCGGGGACAGACCCAAGCGTGAGTACGGAGACAGACCCAAGGGCGAATTCGGGGACAGACCCAAGCGTGACTATGGTGACCGTCCGAGGAGGGATTACGGTGACCGCCCCAAGCGTGACTATGGTGACCGTCCGAGGAGGGATTACGGTGACCGCCCCAAGCGTGACTATGGAGACAGACCCAGGCGCGATTACGGAGACCGTCCAAGAAGAGATTACGGCGACAGACCTCGCAGGGATTATGGGGACCGTCCCAGAAGGGATTACGGCGACCGCCCCAGACGTGATTATAATGAAAGGCCCATAGATTCAGAAGAATCGAAGGGGATGGCTGCTCCTGAAGAATTCGGTGAGAAGACTTTCAATCAGGAGTTTTCCGAGGGAGAGCGCTCAGAAGTCTTGCAAGCCATAGGCCATTCATCTGATGAGGAAGGCGTTTCTGATATTGCAGAAGGATATTCTGGGAATTTCGAAGAAAAAACTGCGGAGGAAGAAACCGATGAAGGTCTCCGCGAGAGGCACGGAGGCGTCTCTAAGCAGAAGATGGAGCGCAACGCCGCCTACAAGACCGGGAGCAAACCCAGCCAACGCGATTACCGCAAGAAGTGGAAGGAACCTCCGATGCCCGTCGAGTGGGTCTCCAAGAAAGATATCTACGAGGGCACCTACGTCGATCCGGGTTATGAGAATGCTGGGACCGCCGTCATCAACAGGGAAGCCAGGGAAGCCCGCAGAAAAGCCAACGAAGAGAGGTACGGACGCGGAAGAAGGGATTTCGGCGGCCGCGGAGGATATGGCGGCAGACCCAGGCGCGACTTCGGTGACCGTCTGAGGAGGGACTACGGCGACCGCCCCAGAAGGGATTATGGCGACAGGCCCAAACGCGATTATGGAGAAGAGGGCGAGGGCAGCTCCGAAGGGGAGAGGCCCCGCAGGGACTTCGGTGACCGCCCCAGGCGTGATTATGGGAATCGCCCGCGCAGGGACTTCGGAGACCGTCCGAAGCGCGATTTCGATAGGAAACCTCGTGATTCCGAGTCCAGCGGTTCCTCATCCGGGGACGCAGAAAACTGATTTCCAAACCCATCCGGGAGGGTTCTATCCCGGACTTTTTTTTTCTTTATCGAGTCAATTCTTGTGATTTGAAATGATTCTGGCGGTTTTTCTTCGGCGTAATTTCAATGAAAGCGTCCAGTGTTATTTTATTGGTAACAATTATTAATCAATGCTTATTACCCTCAGATATGAGAAGGATTGCCATCTATGGGAAGGGCGGAATCGGAAAATCGACCACCACTTCCAACGTCACCGCCGCCCTTTGCGAGCGCGGGCTGAAAGTCATGCAGATAGGTTGCGATCCGAAATCCGATTCGACCGGTTTATTGCTGGGCGGGAAAAGGCCGCTCACCGTTCTCAACGCCGTCCGCGGCGGGGGATCGCCGACATTGGACGACATAGTCTTCGAAGGATATGGGGGATCCCTTTGCGTAGAGTGCGGAGGCCCCAAGCCAGGCACCGGATGCGCTGGCAGAGGGATAATAGCTGCTTTTGAGACTTTGGAGAGGCTGGGGGCCGTAGAGCATTACCGCCCCGATGTCGTGCTGTACGATGTTCTCGGGGACGTGGTGTGCGGCGGATTCGCCATGCCGATAAGGAACGGCTATGCCAGGGACATATTCGTCGTCACTTCGGGGGAGATGATGTCTCTGTATGCCGCCGGCAACATAGCGGAAGCGGTGAGAGGATTCTCCGACAGCGGCTATGCCCGTTTCGGCGGTCTCATACAGAATTCCAGGGCTATCCTCGGCGAGGATGAGAAAGTCCGCCAGATGGCGGAGGAGCTGGGCACGGAAGTCATCGCCATCCTGCCCAGATCCGGGACGGTCCAGGAATGCGAGGCGATGAACATGACTGTTATGCAGGGCGCACCGGATTCGGCCCAGGCGGAAGCGTATCGCAGCCTGGCATCGGAATTGATGCGCAGATCGGAGGAGGCCGCAGGCGGTCTCAGAGGGATGTGAATATCATGGCGAAGAAAGCATTGCTGATAGTTGGGCACGGATCGAGATACCCCTACAACAAAGACATAATGGAGCTGCAGAAGCGGCGCCTGGAAGAGATGGGATTCGAGAACGTTTATATTGGATTCAACGAGACCTCCCACCCATTCATAGGGGAGACGATGGAGAAGATGGCCGCGGACGGCGTGGACGAAGTCATGGCTATCCCCTTCTTCATAGCGTCCGGATTGCACATGGTCAGGGACATCCCGCCGAAGCTCGGATTGAAAGACGGGTGCAAGCAAGGCGAGGCAGAGTTCTCCGGGCGCAAAATGAAAGTCAGCTTCGGAGAGCCATTCGGCAAAGACGCTATGCTCGCGACGATTCTGGCTGAGAAAATAAAGGAGACGAAGAAAGGGTCGGACACTGCGATCATAGTGGTCGGCCACGGATCCAGGCTTCCCCACAACAAGGAGATCATAACCCTGAACGCTTCCCGCCTCAAGGATATGGGATTCTCCAACGTGTTCCCCGCGTTCAACGAGTTCGACGAGCCCGACCTCAAGGAAGTCTTCGACTCCTGCGCCGACGGAAGGTTCGACGAGATAATCGTCCTCCCGCTTTTCATCTCGCTCGGAGACCACCTCAAGAACGATATCCCTCCCAAGATCAGGCAGACGGACGGCTGTCCGGACAGCGTGATCGAATGCGCCGGAAGGAAGGTCAGGGCGGTTTATGTCACGCCGGTCGGCGAGGACCCGCGTCTGACCGATATATTCGCGGCCAAGGCCAGAGAGATGCTCTGAGGCATGGGCATGGAAGCTCTCGTGTTGGATATGACCCATGGCGGGTTCGTCATCGCCGAGCGCCTGATGGATCGCGGATGGGGAGTGACCTGCGTGGACGTCTACAAGGTGTCCTCTCCCGAATGCGATGCGCG is part of the Candidatus Methanomethylophilaceae archaeon genome and encodes:
- the cca gene encoding CCA tRNA nucleotidyltransferase, whose amino-acid sequence is MDVEERVLERIVPSEEYVAELEDKSRRLIAEVTGYAAEHGIDVEVTLAGSFSKGTFLSDPDFDVFMMFPSTVPHDELERIGLKIGEDILHGTRMFSDHPYTRGNFEGIDVDLVPCYRLDSTDKLKSAVDRTPFHTKYILSHLDSKQKNEVRLLKRFMKGIGTYGAEQDARGFSGYLCEVLVVYYKSFRGVLEGSQRWKSNYTIAIEGKGPSMVAPLVVYDPVDSRRNVASAVHEDTMGTFITAAKAYLADPSERFFFPEKRDALPREDLAAIAEKHGSRLVTAIFDKPEGILEDSLYSQLWKTQYALGKKLNEFSFNVLRAVHDIQGDKLVVMYEIERDMLSKTHKHYGPPVWVSNSNTFLERWKNNEYGSPFIENGTWTVIAERMYFTAKEMLYDEAAMSGLGRDLDPNTMQVLSHVQTLAAADPLMMTELLDPKLPWEV
- the ilvB gene encoding biosynthetic-type acetolactate synthase large subunit, with protein sequence MKGTKALVKLLEDKQVDTIFGYPGGSVIPIYDALYDSSIRHVLVRHEQCAAHMADGYARASGIPGVCLATSGPGVTNLVTGVATAYADSIPMIALTGQVGTNMLGLGAFQEVDAYSLLMPITKHNFRVLDVNRLPHAIKEAWDICRAGRPGPVHIDLPVDQMNSDMDESYLGETYGIKPETEDLSYLQEAARWISEAERPVILVGGGAVNSQDEVMEFARLLRAPVDTTLMGMGVVPSSYELCMGPLGMHGRMSAKSAMNGADLVISIGSRFSDRTYSPRSKIQDPKGRVIHIDADPTEFGKHGHQNRIDLLGDCKKIVPMLTSALRGYVPKEKWAAEAEGFRKRCRCNTDLNSMPIAPQKLMHEINKIIKNNTIVTTDVGQNQMWAMHHLSFEHPRRLLSSGTFGTMGYGLPAAIGAKAAKPDSDVIAITGDGGFQMVMQEMATSISEDLPVTVVIMNNGVLGMVRQWQKLFWDRRYSSTTLNGNPDFVKLAESFGAKGILVEKPGEIADALKEARDCCRTCLVEVRVDKEEDVLPMLPADPNAPLAKGRCAY
- the ilvB gene encoding biosynthetic-type acetolactate synthase large subunit, whose amino-acid sequence is MKGTEALLDMLENRGVDTIFGYPGGSVIPIYDELLDSSIRHVLVRHEQCAAHMADGYARAKDMPGVCLATSGPGTTNLVTGIATAFADSVPMIALTGQVAAGSLGLGAFQEVDAYSLLMPITKHSYRVLDVDRLPHAISEAWDICRMGRRGPVHIDLPVDQMNSEIDESTLDRRYGVKPLVDDLSGINQAVRWIRESKKPIILVGGGAMGASEEVMKLAMVLGAPVESTLMGVGAVPCSYEMYVGPLGLHGRMSAIALTEEADLVISIGSRFSDRTYSAHDRMTDKCARVIHIDIDPTEFGKHGHDCVNLRADAKRAVSRLLTALGSDVPSIAAWKEKALSYKRRCECDTDIQSVPIAPQKVMREINAVLDDDTIVTTDVGQNQMWAMHYLGIEHPRQFITSGTFGTMGFGLPSAIGAKAALPEKDVVAVTGDGGLQMVIQELSTSVAEDFPVTVVLLNNGKLGMVRQMQKHYWNGRYSGVDLKADPDFVTVAKGFGARGIRVEKPGEIADALLDAKGSDRTTVIEIMVDPEMDMLPMLPANPDIPIVKGYCRF
- a CDS encoding AAA family ATPase; protein product: MKASSVILLVTIINQCLLPSDMRRIAIYGKGGIGKSTTTSNVTAALCERGLKVMQIGCDPKSDSTGLLLGGKRPLTVLNAVRGGGSPTLDDIVFEGYGGSLCVECGGPKPGTGCAGRGIIAAFETLERLGAVEHYRPDVVLYDVLGDVVCGGFAMPIRNGYARDIFVVTSGEMMSLYAAGNIAEAVRGFSDSGYARFGGLIQNSRAILGEDEKVRQMAEELGTEVIAILPRSGTVQECEAMNMTVMQGAPDSAQAEAYRSLASELMRRSEEAAGGLRGM
- a CDS encoding sirohydrochlorin cobaltochelatase; translation: MAKKALLIVGHGSRYPYNKDIMELQKRRLEEMGFENVYIGFNETSHPFIGETMEKMAADGVDEVMAIPFFIASGLHMVRDIPPKLGLKDGCKQGEAEFSGRKMKVSFGEPFGKDAMLATILAEKIKETKKGSDTAIIVVGHGSRLPHNKEIITLNASRLKDMGFSNVFPAFNEFDEPDLKEVFDSCADGRFDEIIVLPLFISLGDHLKNDIPPKIRQTDGCPDSVIECAGRKVRAVYVTPVGEDPRLTDIFAAKAREML